The DNA segment CTATCTCGCAATTCGCTGGAACATCCTTGATTTCCTGGACAAATCCATCTCGGTATTCTTCATAGTCCTCTTCTGCATACTTGATTGTCTCTTTTTCAATCGAGACACCAACTTCGTCTTCGAAGCGATCCAACCAGCACATGAAGTCATTGTAAGCTCTATCAAGTTTCGTAATGATTCGATCCCTGTCTTCAGTAGGAATGAGACGAAATACCGTGATTTTCGATGGGATGATATCATGTTCCAGCTTGGCAGCCCAAAGGGTGTTGTATGCTGCAGCAGAGCTCCACCCGATAGTTACGAACCAATACCTATTTTCCAATCATAACAGCCCTGTTTGTTTTTTCGGATATTGAATTATATCATTTTTCCATACAAGGGTCTCTACAGATGATGCGAGGTACTACACAAGAGGAACAATTAAAGAAGGGCACTCCGATTTCATCGAGCAGAAATTGGAAAGCTAGTCGGGGGAATACCCAGTGTATCAGCTTGAATTCACAGTCTCAAGTCTTCACAGTCGAGAAATCAGGTTCTCCGGCGGCGCACTAAGAGCTGCTTTTCTTGGACTCGTAAGTGACATTGCCCCTGCCCTAGGCAAAGATATGCACGATGGTAATGACATCAGAACCTACGCAATCGATCCATTTCGCTTCAATAGTGATTTTCATACATCCCTAGATGTTGATGAAGACTACAAATTCGGGGTTAATCTCCTCCATAAAACAAGGTACAAACCCCTCGTTCGAGAAATGATCGGGTTGGAGAACTCCGAAATCGAGGTTTTTGGCAAACGGATGCCTGTGCTCCAAATTGATTTCAAGATGCACCACCCTTTGCAGATGATGCACAACTGGACAGGGGACAACAGAATCAAGAATGCCCCCAAGGCCCTCATAACCATGCGATTTCGTACTCCCACGCAGCTAGCGCACCTTGGAAGCGAGGCGCTGTATCTATATCCTGACCCCGAGAAGATATTTCCGTCTCTTCTGAAAATCTGGGCCGAAGTGGGAGGAAAAGCAATACCTGTTTCAACCGGGGAGTATAGGGACTGGGTTCGCACACAGGTTTATACGTCTCGACACAGGATTCAAACATATCCGGTCAAAATCTCTTCTACTATCCTAGCAATCGGATTCATCGGACGAGTAGATTACACGATAGATAATCCCGCGGATCCCTTGGCTAGATTGACAATAGGGTTAGCCCAACTTGCAGAGCTGAGCAACATTGGTAAGCATCGAACCGCTGGTTTGGGGAAAGTCAATACCACAGTCAAAATTGACGATGGTAATGGGAATATGATACGCTGTAAACCGAATTAGTTCCCGTCAATTATTGAGATTCTCTCGTAGCAACAGATACATCCGTGTTTAGACGAATACATGTACTTCAGGCATTGTTGATTATCTAAGAAGTGGGCTGTGCTAGTTATCGACTCAACCATTTCTTCAAACTGGACAGATTAGGCTCAGAGATGCCAATTCCTGCCCATTCCCGCATATGTCTGAGACCAAATACTTTTGGTGAGTTTGGTGAATCCCAGGCTCGTCGAGCAACCTCTTCTAGGTCTTCGACTCGGTCATGAATGGATCCATCACCTTCCTCTGCCCAGTCTAACCCGGCAACTATGGCAGACCTAGCAAGAGTCCCTCCCATCTGTCGAGCACGCATATAAACTTCAAAGAGTTTCATTTTTGCCTCAGAAGGTTTACTATCAGTTGTACAGCTGATGACATAGGTTTTGTGTCTTCGAATACCAATAACGTCCAATTCGAAGCTACCACCCCCAGCTGTACCCACGGACACACCGGCATGTATTCTCATTGGTTCTTCTTTTTCGAGTTTGGCAATCAGGTAGGCAATCCAATACTCTAGCCACTTCCCTTTGAAGAAATCCTTCCATGTACTTCGGGTTATGCTTTTCATCTTTGGATGTATCTGATTCTGGCTCAGCTTCAAACCAAAATCGTTCGGCTTGAGAGGTGTCGTATCAGATGAATCCATAGGAACCTTTGCTGCAATTCGCCCTAATTTGCTCTTGTAAGAATTGAAATCTCCCTTCAAAGCTTCTTGGGCGATTACAGCCCCATCAGAGAGTTTTGGACCCCTTCCAAGCTCGGGGCGTTTCTCAAGCAACTCGAATCCGTGGAGCTTGATTTTTGTGTCTAGGGTTATCAGCAAATTGATTGGCACGGTCTCGCCATCATCAAATCTCAGCTCCTCCGACCGGTTATCCACATAACAGCATCTATCGGGCGTTCCACCATGCTGGAGCCATTTAGACCGAACGCCGCAAGACATGACTTTCGTTCCGCCGGTGTAATCCAGATGATAATCTCCCATGTCTGGCGTAACGACTTTGGCACACTCCTCCGTACTCTTGGGATCCTCTATGAGAACCTTCTTGGACTTGATTCCCAAGTTCTTGTAGAGCTCATATAGGCGTTCTGTCACAGATTCGGTTTGTCTAGAATATAGCATAATGGACTTCTCGGGCTTGAGCGTGGCTGCCGAAATCAATAATGGCAACGGATTAGAACCCACTGTTTGTATGAGACCTTTTGGCCTATCACTCAATGTCG comes from the Candidatus Lokiarchaeota archaeon genome and includes:
- a CDS encoding CRISPR system precrRNA processing endoribonuclease RAMP protein Cas6; amino-acid sequence: MYQLEFTVSSLHSREIRFSGGALRAAFLGLVSDIAPALGKDMHDGNDIRTYAIDPFRFNSDFHTSLDVDEDYKFGVNLLHKTRYKPLVREMIGLENSEIEVFGKRMPVLQIDFKMHHPLQMMHNWTGDNRIKNAPKALITMRFRTPTQLAHLGSEALYLYPDPEKIFPSLLKIWAEVGGKAIPVSTGEYRDWVRTQVYTSRHRIQTYPVKISSTILAIGFIGRVDYTIDNPADPLARLTIGLAQLAELSNIGKHRTAGLGKVNTTVKIDDGNGNMIRCKPN